Proteins encoded together in one Neobacillus sp. FSL H8-0543 window:
- a CDS encoding ribosomal-processing cysteine protease Prp, with protein sequence MIRITITRTESESISTFEISGHAFFANRGKDIVCAGVSAVSVGTINAVHALTGVTPEIENGDGFLRCVVPENLPADTYEKVQLLLEGMAVSLRTIEEEYGKHIKITFKK encoded by the coding sequence ATGATTAGAATTACGATTACTCGTACTGAGTCCGAATCTATTTCTACCTTCGAAATCAGTGGTCATGCATTTTTTGCTAATCGGGGAAAGGATATTGTCTGTGCAGGCGTATCCGCAGTATCTGTTGGCACAATCAACGCCGTGCACGCCCTAACAGGTGTCACGCCCGAGATTGAAAACGGTGATGGTTTTCTCCGCTGTGTCGTACCGGAAAATCTTCCGGCAGACACATATGAGAAGGTACAGCTCCTGCTTGAAGGTATGGCTGTCTCATTACGAACGATTGAAGAAGAATACGGAAAGCACATAAAAATAACCTTCAAAAAGTAG
- the rplU gene encoding 50S ribosomal protein L21, with amino-acid sequence MYAIIETGGKQLKVEAGQAIYIEKLDVEAGETVTFDKVLFVGGENVKVGSPVVEGATVTAKVEKQGRQKKIIVFKYKAKKNYRKKQGHRQPYTKVIIEAINA; translated from the coding sequence ATGTACGCAATTATCGAAACTGGTGGTAAACAACTTAAAGTTGAAGCAGGTCAAGCAATCTACATTGAAAAGCTTGATGTAGAAGCAGGCGAAACAGTAACTTTTGATAAAGTTCTTTTCGTTGGCGGCGAAAACGTTAAAGTAGGAAGCCCGGTTGTTGAAGGTGCTACGGTTACAGCTAAAGTTGAAAAGCAAGGTCGTCAAAAGAAGATCATTGTTTTCAAATATAAGGCTAAGAAAAACTACCGTAAGAAGCAAGGTCATCGTCAACCATACACAAAAGTTATTATCGAAGCTATCAACGCATAA